A single region of the Microlunatus panaciterrae genome encodes:
- the recA gene encoding recombinase RecA, producing MAVADRNKALETALAQIEKQHGKGSVMRLGEETRAPIEVIPTGAIALDIALGIGGLPRGRVVEIYGPESSGKTTVALHAIANAQAGGGICAFIDAEHALDPDYAQRLGVDTDALLVSQPDNGEQALEIADMLVRSGALDLIVIDSVAALTPRAEIEGEMGDSHVGLQARLMSQALRKMTGALSGAGTTCIFINQLREKIGVMFGSPETTTGGKALKFYSSVRLDVRRIETLKDGQEMVGNRTRVKVVKNKVAPPFKQAEFDILYGKGISREGGLIDMGVETGIIRKAGAWFTYEADQLGQGRENARGYLLNNPDLANELEKKIKEKLGIGPQVDTPAGIDPVTGEVEF from the coding sequence ATGGCCGTTGCAGATCGCAACAAGGCGCTCGAGACTGCGCTCGCCCAGATCGAGAAGCAGCACGGCAAGGGGTCGGTGATGCGCCTCGGTGAGGAGACCCGGGCCCCCATCGAGGTCATCCCGACCGGCGCGATCGCGCTGGACATCGCCCTCGGCATCGGCGGCCTGCCGCGCGGGCGCGTGGTCGAGATCTATGGACCGGAGTCCAGCGGCAAGACGACGGTCGCGTTGCACGCCATCGCGAACGCCCAGGCGGGTGGCGGGATCTGTGCCTTCATCGACGCCGAGCACGCCCTCGACCCCGACTACGCCCAACGGCTCGGTGTCGACACTGACGCGCTGCTGGTCAGCCAGCCCGACAACGGCGAGCAGGCACTCGAGATCGCGGACATGCTGGTCCGCTCCGGCGCGCTGGACCTGATCGTGATCGACTCCGTGGCGGCTCTGACGCCCCGGGCTGAGATCGAGGGCGAGATGGGTGACAGCCACGTCGGTCTGCAGGCCAGGCTGATGAGCCAGGCCCTGCGCAAGATGACCGGCGCACTGAGTGGAGCCGGCACCACCTGCATCTTCATCAACCAGCTCCGCGAAAAGATCGGGGTGATGTTCGGCTCTCCGGAGACCACTACCGGTGGCAAGGCGCTGAAGTTCTACTCCTCGGTCCGCCTGGACGTCCGCCGGATCGAGACGCTGAAGGACGGCCAGGAGATGGTCGGCAACCGGACCCGGGTCAAGGTGGTCAAGAACAAGGTGGCGCCGCCGTTCAAGCAGGCGGAGTTTGACATCCTGTACGGCAAGGGAATCAGCCGTGAGGGTGGCCTGATCGACATGGGCGTGGAGACCGGCATCATCCGCAAGGCGGGAGCCTGGTTCACCTACGAGGCCGACCAGCTGGGCCAAGGCCGGGAGAACGCCCGTGGCTACCTGCTGAACAACCCTGATCTGGCCAACGAGCTGGAGAAGAAGATCAAGGAGAAGCTGGGCATCGGCCCGCAGGTGGACACGCCGGCCGGCATCGACCCGGTGACCGGTGAGGTGGAGTTCTAG
- a CDS encoding RecX family transcriptional regulator encodes MAVAPDVATGSMRSGAAGESGPSRRGRRPGSRSGRSSAERSAGGRAARSAPPTEPAEPDADPEALARTIVLRKLTAQARTRDELAKALKTRKVPEDVSEKVLDRMEEVGLVDDAEFARSWVSSRQGRRHLSKTALRRELVTKGVDRDQIDEALDQVDSEDERAAALALAEKKLRSMSGLDRQVQYRRLAGALGRRGFGPGIVSGVLNEVLNAEPESDQWG; translated from the coding sequence GTGGCTGTCGCCCCTGACGTAGCCACAGGCTCGATGCGGTCCGGAGCAGCGGGCGAGTCGGGTCCCAGCCGGCGAGGCCGCCGTCCGGGGTCCCGCTCCGGTCGCAGCAGTGCCGAACGTTCCGCGGGTGGTCGTGCCGCCCGGTCAGCCCCACCCACAGAACCGGCTGAGCCTGACGCCGACCCTGAGGCGCTGGCGCGCACGATCGTCCTGCGCAAGCTCACCGCTCAGGCGCGGACCCGGGACGAACTGGCCAAGGCCCTCAAGACCCGCAAGGTGCCGGAGGACGTGTCGGAGAAGGTGCTCGATCGGATGGAAGAGGTCGGCCTGGTCGACGACGCCGAGTTCGCCCGATCCTGGGTCTCGTCCCGGCAGGGCCGGCGGCACCTGTCCAAGACCGCCCTGCGCCGCGAGCTGGTCACCAAAGGTGTCGACCGGGACCAGATCGACGAGGCCCTCGACCAGGTCGACAGCGAGGACGAGCGGGCAGCCGCACTGGCGCTGGCGGAGAAGAAGCTGCGCAGCATGAGCGGGCTGGACCGCCAGGTGCAGTACCGCAGGCTGGCTGGCGCCCTCGGGCGGCGTGGTTTCGGCCCGGGCATCGTCTCTGGCGTGCTGAACGAGGTGCTGAACGCCGAACCCGAGAGCGATCAGTGGGGCTGA
- the rny gene encoding ribonuclease Y, with amino-acid sequence MGIGVFELLILGGLVVLIVLASIAVVFFRQQRAVPPSPPANTETAPQPSAAVLAPDPAESERRALLEEEAAEIRSEADAYHRDARARADALLREAQSSRHDADDEIRAQRGEMREQRLDLERREQRLAEREERLDAEIRALEERARTLDELKADLKVQRKSLGEAEVEHQQALERVAGLTAEQAKAELVAAVEHEAKRRAVIVERDIERQAIRDGETRARSIIVGAIQRVASDQTSESVVSAVHLPGDDMKGRIIGREGRNIRSFEQVTGVNVMIDDTPESVLLSCFDPVRRETARITLAELVKDGRIHPARIEEVHERSKHQIEAQCLRAAEDAMAEVGISDLHPELVPILGALRYRTSYGQNVLKHLVECAHIAGLMAAELRLDVEQCKRAAFLHDIGKALTHEVEGSHALIGADLARKYGENPDVVHAIEAHHNEVEVRTVEAVLTQAADAISGSRPGARRESIEAYVQRLERLEEIAAAREGVEKVFAMQAGREIRVMVAPDVVDDIEAQVLARDIAKQVEEELTYPGQIRIVVVRESRATETAR; translated from the coding sequence ATGGGCATTGGAGTTTTCGAGCTTCTAATTCTGGGCGGCCTGGTCGTTCTGATCGTCCTCGCCTCGATTGCGGTCGTCTTCTTCCGTCAGCAGCGGGCCGTCCCGCCTTCGCCACCGGCGAACACCGAGACTGCGCCCCAGCCGTCTGCGGCCGTCCTGGCCCCGGATCCGGCGGAGTCAGAACGACGTGCCCTGCTCGAGGAGGAGGCGGCCGAGATCCGCTCCGAGGCGGACGCCTACCACCGTGACGCCAGAGCCAGGGCCGACGCTCTGCTCAGAGAGGCCCAGAGCTCCAGGCACGACGCCGACGACGAGATCAGGGCTCAGCGTGGCGAGATGCGCGAGCAGCGTCTCGACCTGGAACGACGCGAGCAGCGGCTGGCCGAACGCGAGGAGCGGCTGGATGCGGAGATCCGGGCACTCGAGGAACGGGCCCGGACCCTGGACGAGCTCAAGGCCGACTTGAAGGTGCAGCGTAAGTCTCTGGGTGAGGCTGAGGTGGAGCATCAGCAGGCGCTGGAGCGGGTGGCCGGACTCACTGCCGAGCAGGCCAAGGCCGAACTGGTCGCCGCAGTGGAACACGAGGCGAAACGGCGTGCGGTCATCGTCGAGCGCGACATCGAGCGGCAGGCCATCCGCGACGGCGAGACCAGAGCCCGCAGCATCATCGTCGGAGCGATCCAGCGCGTCGCCTCGGACCAGACTTCGGAGTCGGTCGTGTCGGCCGTCCACCTGCCCGGCGACGACATGAAGGGCCGGATCATCGGTCGCGAGGGTCGCAACATCAGATCCTTCGAGCAGGTGACCGGTGTCAACGTGATGATCGACGACACCCCGGAGAGCGTGCTGCTGTCCTGCTTCGACCCCGTCCGCCGAGAGACCGCCCGCATCACGCTGGCGGAGCTGGTGAAGGACGGGCGGATCCACCCGGCCCGGATCGAGGAGGTCCACGAGCGCAGCAAGCACCAGATCGAGGCGCAGTGCCTGCGGGCTGCGGAGGACGCGATGGCCGAGGTCGGCATCTCGGATCTGCACCCGGAGCTGGTGCCGATCCTCGGTGCCCTGCGCTACCGCACGTCGTACGGCCAGAACGTCCTCAAGCACCTGGTCGAGTGCGCCCACATCGCCGGGTTGATGGCAGCCGAGCTCAGGCTCGACGTCGAGCAGTGCAAGCGCGCGGCGTTCCTGCACGACATCGGCAAGGCGCTCACGCACGAGGTCGAGGGGTCGCACGCGCTGATCGGGGCCGACCTGGCCCGCAAGTACGGTGAGAACCCCGACGTCGTGCACGCCATCGAGGCACACCACAACGAGGTCGAGGTGCGCACCGTGGAGGCGGTGCTGACCCAGGCGGCCGACGCCATCAGCGGCAGCCGGCCAGGTGCCCGCAGGGAGAGCATCGAGGCCTACGTGCAGCGGCTGGAGCGGCTCGAGGAGATCGCCGCCGCTCGCGAGGGCGTGGAGAAGGTGTTCGCCATGCAGGCCGGCCGGGAGATCCGGGTGATGGTGGCACCGGACGTGGTGGACGACATCGAGGCGCAGGTGCTGGCGCGTGACATCGCCAAGCAGGTGGAGGAGGAGCTGACCTACCCGGGCCAGATCCGCATCGTCGTCGTCCGGGAGTCGCGGGCGACTGAGACGGCGCGCTGA
- a CDS encoding cysteine desulfurase-like protein has product MTVPDRASIDEAALDIAPLDPERVRTDFPSLAFGTAHFDSPGGTQTPTPVIEAIADALRAPLANRGTRTPAERNADSIVRAARTAMADLLNAQPGGVVFGRSATALTFDVSRMLAAGRSGTDGTSEWRRGDEIVVSRLDHDSNIRPWLLAAERGGLVVRWAEFDPATGELPTRAVADLLSERTRLVAVTGASNLIGTRPDIPAIADLVHAAGALLYVDGVHLAAHALVDLAALRADFLVCSPYKFLGPHLGVLAAPPALLDTLRPDKLLPSSNAVPERFELGTLPYELLAGTTAAVDYLAGLAGGADRRQRLTRAYRLLDAHESALLSRLEGALAELDRVTVYSRAASRTSTVLFSVAGMTPGEVSDRLAERGLNAPAGSFYALEASRHLGLGDGGAVRVGLAPYSNADDVDRLVSALTELAG; this is encoded by the coding sequence GTGACCGTCCCCGATCGGGCCTCGATCGACGAGGCCGCCCTCGACATCGCGCCGCTCGATCCAGAACGCGTCCGCACGGACTTCCCGTCACTGGCCTTCGGTACCGCCCATTTCGACTCACCGGGAGGGACCCAGACACCCACACCGGTCATCGAGGCGATCGCCGATGCATTGCGTGCGCCTCTGGCCAACCGGGGGACCCGGACCCCCGCAGAGCGCAACGCAGACTCGATCGTGCGGGCCGCCCGGACGGCGATGGCAGACCTGCTGAACGCCCAGCCCGGCGGCGTCGTCTTCGGCCGCAGCGCCACGGCGCTGACGTTCGACGTCTCCCGGATGCTGGCCGCCGGCCGCTCGGGCACGGACGGCACGTCTGAGTGGCGGCGCGGCGACGAGATCGTGGTCAGCCGGTTGGATCATGACTCCAACATCCGGCCCTGGCTGCTGGCCGCCGAGCGCGGCGGCCTTGTGGTCCGCTGGGCGGAGTTCGACCCGGCCACCGGGGAGCTGCCGACCCGGGCGGTCGCCGACCTGTTGTCTGAGCGGACGAGGCTGGTGGCCGTCACCGGTGCAAGCAACCTGATCGGCACCAGGCCAGACATCCCCGCTATCGCCGATCTTGTGCACGCCGCCGGTGCGCTGCTCTACGTCGATGGGGTACATCTCGCCGCCCATGCACTGGTCGACCTGGCCGCCCTGCGGGCCGACTTCCTGGTCTGCTCACCGTACAAGTTCCTCGGCCCGCACCTCGGTGTGCTCGCGGCACCACCGGCGTTGCTGGACACACTGCGACCGGACAAGCTGTTGCCGTCCAGCAACGCGGTGCCGGAGCGGTTCGAGCTGGGCACGCTGCCGTACGAGCTGCTGGCCGGGACCACAGCCGCGGTCGACTACCTCGCCGGGCTGGCCGGTGGCGCCGACCGTCGACAGCGCCTCACCCGGGCGTACCGACTGCTGGATGCCCACGAGTCCGCCCTGCTGAGCCGGCTGGAGGGCGCACTGGCCGAGCTCGACCGGGTCACTGTGTACAGCCGTGCCGCCAGCCGCACCTCGACCGTGCTGTTCTCCGTAGCCGGGATGACGCCGGGCGAGGTGTCGGACCGGCTGGCCGAGCGTGGGCTCAACGCACCGGCCGGCAGCTTCTATGCCCTCGAGGCCTCCAGGCACCTGGGCCTGGGCGATGGTGGTGCAGTTCGGGTGGGACTGGCGCCCTACTCCAACGCCGACGACGTCGACCGGCTCGTCTCGGCACTCACCGAGCTGGCGGGCTGA
- a CDS encoding nitroreductase family deazaflavin-dependent oxidoreductase: MSRNRRSGGILNRRPRGPLLWAFRLPVVLFRMGAGAVFGRRLIYLVHLGRHTGRRRDTVLEVVDYDPTGPEVFVVSARGPQSDWFLNLQSSGALEVRLGSQHWSRPEHRVLPPDETLRLLQRYRRRHPFLWQALSPLLTAPRHPDADAWTALANRLTAVALRPVSPPAR; encoded by the coding sequence ATGAGTCGAAACCGACGCTCCGGGGGGATCCTGAACCGCAGACCCAGAGGACCGCTGCTCTGGGCCTTCCGACTCCCCGTGGTGCTCTTCCGGATGGGTGCGGGCGCCGTATTCGGCCGAAGGCTCATCTACCTCGTCCATCTCGGACGGCACACTGGCCGACGGCGGGACACCGTGCTCGAGGTGGTGGACTATGACCCGACCGGACCGGAGGTCTTCGTCGTCTCGGCCCGCGGCCCGCAGAGCGACTGGTTCCTCAACCTACAGTCATCCGGCGCGCTCGAAGTCCGCCTGGGAAGCCAGCATTGGTCGCGCCCCGAACACCGCGTGTTGCCCCCGGATGAGACGCTCCGGCTGCTGCAACGGTATCGCAGGCGACATCCGTTCCTCTGGCAGGCGTTGTCGCCGCTGTTGACTGCCCCACGCCATCCCGATGCGGACGCCTGGACCGCGTTGGCCAACCGACTGACGGCTGTCGCTCTCCGACCGGTCAGCCCGCCAGCTCGGTGA
- a CDS encoding chloride channel protein yields MSSSSRPCQPRPVALPVPAHQPLHRWLRESSTGLVVLAITIGAGAGLGAIAFRWLINGFTLLFSGHADYSAAAGEPHRWFPGLGSWFLLIAPVVAGLIYGPLVHRFAPEARGHGVPEVMYAVAERGGRIPAQVSVVKAVASALCIGSGGSVGREGPIVQIGSALGSTVGRIARLPEGRLRMLVACGAAGGIAATFNAPLAGPMFAMELILRNFAVESFGAVVLSSVTASVVSRAVLGDEAFLSLPAFTLRSPVEYLLFILLGLVVGAIGVLFSRVLYLIEDVCDWAWRGPEWLRPAAGGLLLGVVLLVLPEMYGVGYPVLENAVEGRYLLGFLLLLMAGKMLATSLTIGIGGSGGVFAPSLFIGATAGTAFGTVAHAWLPHLTAAPGVYGLIGMGAAFAGAARAPITAVIVLFELTGEYTIILPMLTAIVIATLTSRALTPDTIYTRKLRRRGIDLDRPASPDQPSSMPVSSVLERLPQPLGEDDDLASAARALARSDHGMLPVVGTDGSYHGCVTARAVAEAFDDETSAGRRVADLTELPPLVTTTSTVSDALSALVAEQGSGLPVLDPDDHALVGWITHQGILTALHTPAPRESRA; encoded by the coding sequence ATGTCATCTAGCAGTCGTCCGTGTCAGCCCCGACCGGTCGCCCTTCCGGTGCCGGCACATCAGCCACTACACCGGTGGCTGCGGGAAAGCTCGACGGGCCTGGTTGTGCTGGCGATCACCATTGGAGCCGGTGCCGGCCTGGGCGCCATCGCCTTCCGCTGGCTGATCAACGGATTCACTCTGCTGTTCAGTGGACACGCTGACTATTCGGCCGCAGCGGGCGAGCCCCATCGATGGTTCCCGGGACTCGGTTCCTGGTTCCTGCTGATCGCCCCCGTCGTGGCCGGTCTGATCTACGGGCCGCTGGTGCATCGGTTCGCCCCTGAGGCACGGGGCCACGGAGTGCCGGAGGTGATGTACGCGGTGGCGGAGCGGGGCGGCCGCATCCCCGCTCAGGTCAGCGTGGTCAAGGCAGTTGCCTCGGCCCTCTGCATCGGTTCGGGAGGCTCGGTCGGCCGCGAAGGCCCCATCGTCCAGATCGGCTCCGCCCTAGGATCCACTGTCGGTCGGATCGCCAGGCTGCCGGAGGGTCGGCTCCGGATGCTCGTCGCCTGTGGCGCTGCCGGTGGCATCGCGGCCACCTTCAACGCCCCGTTGGCCGGGCCGATGTTCGCCATGGAGCTGATCCTCCGCAACTTCGCTGTGGAGTCCTTCGGGGCTGTGGTGCTGTCCAGCGTGACGGCGAGTGTGGTCAGCCGCGCCGTGCTCGGTGACGAGGCCTTCCTGTCGCTGCCGGCCTTCACCCTCCGGAGCCCCGTCGAGTACCTGCTGTTCATCCTGCTGGGGTTGGTGGTCGGCGCGATCGGCGTACTGTTCAGCCGGGTCCTCTACCTCATCGAGGACGTCTGCGACTGGGCTTGGCGCGGACCCGAGTGGCTTCGCCCAGCCGCGGGAGGTCTGCTGCTGGGGGTGGTGCTGCTCGTGCTGCCGGAGATGTACGGTGTCGGCTATCCCGTGCTGGAGAACGCCGTCGAAGGCCGCTACCTGCTCGGGTTCCTCCTGCTCCTGATGGCCGGGAAAATGCTGGCGACGAGTCTCACGATCGGTATCGGGGGCTCCGGTGGCGTCTTTGCACCCTCGCTCTTCATCGGGGCGACGGCCGGCACGGCGTTCGGAACCGTTGCGCACGCCTGGTTGCCTCATCTGACCGCCGCTCCAGGTGTCTACGGTCTGATCGGGATGGGCGCGGCCTTCGCCGGAGCGGCCCGCGCCCCCATCACTGCCGTGATCGTGCTGTTCGAGCTCACCGGGGAGTACACCATCATTCTGCCGATGCTGACCGCGATCGTGATCGCTACCCTGACCAGCCGCGCACTCACCCCGGACACCATCTACACCCGCAAGCTTCGGCGCCGCGGCATCGATCTGGACCGACCGGCCTCACCGGACCAGCCGTCGTCGATGCCGGTGTCGTCGGTTCTGGAGCGGCTCCCCCAGCCGTTGGGCGAGGACGACGACCTCGCGAGTGCGGCGCGGGCCCTGGCCCGGTCAGATCATGGGATGCTGCCGGTGGTCGGCACGGACGGCAGCTATCACGGATGTGTCACGGCGCGGGCGGTGGCGGAGGCCTTCGACGATGAGACGTCCGCCGGAAGGCGGGTCGCAGACCTCACCGAGCTGCCGCCTCTGGTGACCACCACCTCCACCGTCTCGGACGCCCTCTCGGCCCTGGTGGCCGAACAGGGCAGCGGGCTGCCCGTCCTCGACCCCGACGACCACGCACTGGTGGGCTGGATCACCCATCAAGGGATTCTCACCGCACTGCATACCCCGGCTCCGCGGGAGTCGAGAGCATGA
- a CDS encoding MarR family transcriptional regulator has translation MSHEHNRKSTAIEDVDAVTDAVLNASRLLVAVSARSIASVDETITIAQFRLLVVLQMHGPLKSSTLADHLDVNPSTATRMLDRLVSADLVDRRANPDSRRELLISLTTKGERVVAQVTDKRRSEISNIVRRMPAETRTELVRALTAFTTFGDDVVVGNVPWL, from the coding sequence GTGAGCCATGAACACAACAGGAAGTCGACGGCGATTGAGGATGTCGACGCGGTCACCGATGCTGTGCTGAATGCCTCACGGCTGCTGGTGGCGGTGTCGGCTCGGTCGATCGCCTCGGTGGACGAGACCATCACCATTGCGCAGTTCAGGCTGCTGGTGGTGTTGCAGATGCACGGTCCGCTGAAGTCGAGCACTTTGGCCGACCATCTCGACGTCAACCCGTCGACAGCGACTCGGATGCTGGACCGCCTGGTCAGCGCCGACCTGGTCGACCGGCGAGCCAACCCCGACTCGCGACGCGAGTTGTTGATCAGTCTCACCACCAAAGGCGAACGGGTCGTTGCGCAGGTAACGGACAAGCGGCGTTCCGAGATCAGCAACATCGTGCGCCGGATGCCCGCGGAGACGCGGACCGAACTCGTCCGGGCCCTGACCGCCTTCACCACCTTCGGCGATGACGTCGTGGTCGGGAATGTTCCGTGGTTATGA
- a CDS encoding amino acid ABC transporter permease, whose amino-acid sequence MSAQTSVLFDVPGPRAKRRHVVLGVIGVLALAGVLLFVLRALANPENNQLTAEKWLPFISAEAWTAYFLPGLRATVTAAAIAVVLSSIFGILLGMGRLSGLAPVRWVCGIFVEFFRSVPVLMMMLFSYYFALYALQMTGDVLSLFGVVAGLTFYNSCVIAELIRSGVNSLPKGQGEAGLAIGLTPTQTLTSILLPQAITAMLPSIISQLVVILKDSALGYIISYSELIRAGQNFASSKGNLIPTFIVLAVLFIVMNYALTRLARLLEGRMQARRRGGGPAGSAPDPQLQVGAATTLIARDGGNA is encoded by the coding sequence ATGAGCGCCCAGACGAGCGTCCTCTTCGACGTTCCCGGGCCTCGCGCCAAGCGGCGGCACGTCGTCCTCGGCGTGATCGGGGTGCTGGCGCTGGCGGGTGTGCTGCTGTTCGTCCTGCGTGCCCTGGCGAACCCGGAGAACAACCAGCTGACGGCGGAGAAGTGGCTGCCGTTCATCAGCGCCGAGGCGTGGACGGCCTACTTCCTCCCTGGTCTCCGGGCCACGGTGACGGCTGCCGCCATCGCCGTCGTCCTCTCCAGCATCTTCGGCATCCTGCTGGGGATGGGTCGGCTGTCCGGGTTGGCTCCGGTGCGCTGGGTCTGCGGCATCTTCGTCGAGTTCTTCCGCTCCGTACCGGTGCTGATGATGATGTTGTTCTCGTACTACTTCGCCCTGTACGCCCTGCAGATGACCGGCGACGTGTTGTCACTCTTCGGCGTCGTCGCGGGTCTGACGTTCTACAACTCCTGCGTGATCGCCGAGCTGATCCGATCCGGGGTGAACTCGCTGCCCAAGGGCCAGGGCGAGGCCGGGTTGGCCATCGGCCTGACCCCCACCCAGACGCTGACCTCGATCCTGCTGCCTCAGGCGATCACCGCCATGCTGCCCTCGATCATCAGCCAACTGGTGGTGATCTTGAAGGACTCGGCGCTCGGCTACATCATCTCCTATTCCGAGCTGATCCGGGCCGGACAGAACTTCGCCAGTTCGAAGGGCAACCTGATCCCCACCTTCATCGTGCTGGCCGTCCTGTTCATCGTGATGAACTACGCGTTGACCAGGCTTGCCCGGCTGCTCGAGGGGCGGATGCAGGCGCGCCGGCGGGGTGGCGGGCCTGCGGGCTCGGCTCCGGACCCGCAGCTGCAGGTCGGAGCGGCCACCACGCTCATCGCCCGCGACGGCGGGAACGCCTGA
- a CDS encoding amino acid ABC transporter permease, with translation MIELLQKYDVLAAFWMTIKLTFFSAIGALIIGTVVAVLRVSPVNVFRAFGTAFVTVVRNTPLTLIVFFCAFGLYNTLGMRLASSDSPTSIVDNNFRFGVIALAVYHASFVAEALRSGINTVPQGQAEAARAIGLGFGPTLTQVVLPQAFRGAIAPLGNVMIALTKNTTVVATVGVAEASYLMKSMLEFDSSLLYAIFAIMATGFVILTLPMGVLFTTLSRRLSVKR, from the coding sequence ATGATTGAGCTGCTCCAGAAGTACGACGTCCTCGCGGCATTCTGGATGACCATCAAGCTGACCTTCTTCTCCGCCATCGGGGCACTGATCATCGGTACCGTCGTCGCGGTGTTGCGGGTCTCACCGGTCAACGTCTTCCGTGCCTTCGGCACCGCCTTCGTCACCGTCGTCCGCAACACGCCGCTCACCCTGATCGTGTTCTTCTGCGCGTTCGGTCTCTACAACACCCTCGGGATGCGGCTCGCATCGAGCGACTCCCCGACGTCGATCGTCGACAACAACTTCCGGTTCGGCGTCATCGCCCTGGCCGTCTACCACGCGTCGTTCGTCGCGGAAGCGCTGCGCAGCGGCATCAACACCGTTCCGCAGGGGCAGGCTGAGGCGGCGCGCGCGATCGGCCTGGGCTTCGGCCCCACCCTGACCCAGGTGGTGCTGCCCCAGGCCTTCCGAGGCGCGATCGCGCCACTCGGGAACGTCATGATCGCGCTCACCAAGAACACCACGGTCGTCGCGACAGTGGGCGTCGCAGAAGCCTCCTACCTGATGAAGAGCATGCTCGAGTTCGACTCCTCCCTGCTCTATGCGATCTTTGCGATCATGGCGACCGGCTTTGTGATCTTGACCCTGCCGATGGGCGTGCTCTTCACCACGCTGTCCCGGCGGCTGTCGGTGAAGCGATGA
- a CDS encoding glutamate ABC transporter substrate-binding protein yields MKKITKIGAIAASAALALTLAACGGGGSGGGGGGGGGGGGDSITIGIKFDQPGLGQQEGNKFTGFDVEVAKYVAKQLGYAEDKITFKESPSAQRETLISSGQVKLIFATYSITDDRKQKVSFAGPYFIAGQDLLVRADNTDITGPDTLNGKKLCSVTGSTSAKKIKDNYASGVQLQEYDTYSKCVEALNSGAIDAVTTDNVILAGFAAQSQYQGKLKLVGKPFSEERYGVGLKKGDTELCGKVNTALEKMVSDGSWQKALDDTVGPSGFKPDSTKNPPKPDTCS; encoded by the coding sequence ATGAAGAAGATCACAAAGATCGGCGCCATCGCCGCCAGTGCGGCGTTGGCACTCACCCTGGCCGCCTGCGGTGGCGGCGGCAGTGGCGGCGGAGGTGGCGGTGGCGGCGGCGGCGGCGGCGACTCGATCACCATCGGGATCAAGTTCGACCAGCCGGGCCTCGGCCAGCAGGAGGGCAACAAGTTCACCGGCTTCGATGTCGAGGTGGCCAAGTATGTGGCCAAGCAGCTCGGTTACGCCGAGGACAAGATCACCTTCAAGGAGTCTCCCTCGGCCCAGCGTGAGACGCTCATCTCGAGCGGACAGGTGAAGCTGATCTTCGCGACCTACTCGATCACCGACGACCGCAAGCAGAAGGTGTCCTTCGCCGGACCATACTTCATCGCCGGCCAGGACCTCCTGGTGCGGGCGGACAACACCGACATCACCGGACCCGACACGCTGAACGGCAAGAAGCTCTGCTCCGTCACCGGGTCCACCTCGGCGAAGAAGATCAAGGACAACTACGCCTCCGGGGTGCAGCTGCAGGAGTACGACACGTACTCCAAGTGTGTGGAGGCGCTCAACTCCGGTGCCATCGACGCTGTGACCACCGACAACGTGATCCTGGCCGGCTTCGCCGCCCAGTCGCAGTACCAGGGCAAGCTCAAGCTCGTCGGCAAGCCGTTCTCTGAGGAGCGTTACGGGGTCGGCCTGAAGAAGGGCGACACGGAGCTCTGCGGCAAGGTGAACACCGCACTCGAGAAGATGGTGTCGGACGGTTCCTGGCAGAAGGCCCTCGACGACACCGTCGGGCCCTCGGGCTTCAAGCCAGACAGCACCAAGAACCCGCCGAAGCCGGACACCTGTTCCTGA